Proteins from one Aspergillus nidulans FGSC A4 chromosome VIII genomic window:
- a CDS encoding Hsp70 family protein (transcript_id=CADANIAT00001811) — MAPGGRRRTNNLLPLFSSSPLLSLALLPFILFFLSFPAPASAVGSAVLGIDVGTEYLKAALVKPGIPLEIVLTKDSKRKESAAVAFKPTRQSDASFPERFYGGDALALSARYPDDVYVNLKILLGVPFNDGKNELIETYRARFPALRLEDAPFERGTIGLRSNRLGEAERKDAFLVEELLAMQLKQIKANADNLAGKGSDVRDAVITYPAFYTADEKRSLQLAAELAGLKVDALISDGLAVGLNYAMSRTFPSVSDGEKPEYHVVFDMGAGSTTATVLRFQSRKVKDIGKFNKTIQEVQVLGAGSDRTLGGDSLNDLIVGDMLSQLLDDKKLKGRVSLADLRSHGKTMARLWKDAEKVRQVLSANTETGASFEGLFDEDVNFKYRVTRSKFESLAEQHIARVGKPLEEALAAAGLQLNDIDSVILHGGSIRTPFVQKELERFCGGSEKIRTNVNADEAAVFGATFKGAGLSPSFRVKEIRAIESSGYPVVLKWSSESRERQQKLFTPSSQVGSEKQLTMKNLEDFEFSFYQQVPTGEDVVDVPVLGVKTENLTASVDKLKESFGCAAANITTKLQIRLSPLDGLPEVSSGVVSCEVEYSKLGSVVEDVKGFFGLGSKKDEQEPLREDGEPNESVTLEADEPKASTSSADDAKTTDPAKDSKKAASQPRQETIPISFTTFPLGVPAPSPAELERIQSRLAAFDASDRDRILREEALNELESYIYRSRDLAEEEEFVKVLKADDLTALTERVAAASDWIYDSEDAKTPEFKEKLKSLKEIVEPALKRKQENAVRPARVQLLQESLKNAQMVISVMEKQIQQDEDIYSSSLAAASTSTTSESETSSSTPSVSADAGDLENDAYSTSTSETSSAKSATTPAPLKYSVFQPSDLASLSETYETASSWLETRLANQEKLNETDDPALTVAEIDAHLKRLERISNRIYEKMGAAAARKSSGDKSTKKNGKKDKAEKPVQEKEAKDTEENKQDEKPNYNKKDEL; from the coding sequence ATGGCTCCCGGTGGCCGACGAAGAACGAATAACCTGCTACCACTTTTTTCCTcgtctcctcttctctccctcgcACTTCTCCCGTTTATTCTATTCTTCCTAAGCTTCCCCGCTCCCGCATCCGCCGTGGGTTCAGCGGTCCTCGGAATCGACGTCGGCACGGAATACTTGAAGGCGGCGCTTGTCAAGCCAGGGATTCCGCTGGAAATTGTGCTCACTAAGGACTCAAAGCGCAAAGAATCAGCTGCTGTTGCATTCAAGCCTACCAGGCAAAGTGATGCGTCGTTTCCGGAACGGTTCTATGGAGGTGATGCTCTTGCATTATCTGCGCGGTACCCAGACGATGTCTACGTGAACCTTAAGATACTGCTCGGAGTCCCCTTCAACGATGGAAAGAACGAGCTCATAGAGACATACCGGGCACGCTTCCCTGCTTTGAGATTGGAGGATGCTCCTTTTGAGAGGGGCACCATTGGCCTCCGAAGCAACAGACTGGGCGAGGCGGAACGGAAAGATGCTTTCTTGGTCGAAGAGCTTTTGGCAATGCAACTCAAGCAGATTAAGGCTAATGCTGACAATTTGGCTGGCAAGGGATCGGATGTTAGAGATGCCGTTATCACATATCCGGCGTTCTATACTGCGGATGAAAAAAGAAGTCTGCAATTAGCCGCTGAACTGGCCGGATTGAAAGTCGACGCGCTTATCAGCGATGGCCTTGCTGTTGGACTCAACTATGCGATGAGCCGAACCTTTCCCAGCGTTTCTGATGGGGAGAAACCTGAGTACCACGTTGTATTTGATATGGGCGCTGGCTCCACTACTGCCACTGTCCTCCGCTTCCAAAGCCGCAAAGTCAAGGACATTGGAAAGTTCAACAAAACCATCCAGGAGGTCCAGGTCCTGGGAGCAGGGTCGGACAGGACTCTTGGCGGCGACTCTCTGAACGACCTAATCGTTGGTGATATGCTTTCTCAACTCCTTGATGACAAAAAACTCAAGGGCCGTGTTAGTCTCGCAGATTTGCGCTCTCACGGGAAGACTATGGCAAGATTGTGGAAAGATGCGGAAAAAGTCCGCCAGGTCCTCAGCGCCAACACCGAAACTGGCGCTTCTTTTGAAGGTCTCTTCGACGAAGATGTTAATTTCAAGTACCGCGTGACCCGTTCTAAGTTCGAGTCACTGGCAGAGCAGCATATCGCTCGTGTTGGGAAGCCACTTGAGGAGGCCTTGGCAGCTGCTGGGTTACAATTGAACGACATTGATTCAGTCATTCTACATGGTGGTTCAATTCGTACCCCATTTGTTCAGAAGGAACTAGAAAGATTTTGCGGAGGGTCGGAGAAAATACGAACAAACGTCAACGCCGATGAGGCTGCCGTTTTTGGCGCTACTTTCAAAGGAGCTGGTCTCAGCCCAAGCTTCCGTGTTAAAGAAATTCGCGCTATCGAATCGTCCGGCTACCCTGTCGTCCTCAAATGGTCCTCCGAATCCAGGGAAAGGCAGCAAAAGCTGTTTACTCCCTCTTCCCAAGTTGGGTCAGAGAAGCAGCTCACAAtgaagaacctggaagaTTTCGAGTTCAGCTTCTACCAACAGGTTCCGACCGGCGAAGACGTAGTTGATGTACCTGTTCTCGGAGTGAAGACGGAAAATCTCACCGCATCTGTCGACAAACTGAAGGAAAGTTTTGGTTGCGCAGCTGCCAACATTACTACGAAACTTCAGATCAGGCTTAGCCCTCTCGACGGACTTCCTGAAGTTTCGAGCGGGGTTGTGAGCTGTGAAGTGGAGTATTCTAAATTGGGAAGTGTTGTCGAGGATGTCAAAGGGTTCTTTGGACTAGGTTCGAAGAAGGATGAACAGGAGCCTCTcagagaagatggagagccAAATGAGTCTGTCACCTTGGAGGCCGATGAGCCCAAGGCCTCCACATCGTCAGCCGATGATGCTAAAACCACGGACCCTGCAAAAGACTCCAAGAAAGCCGCGTCTCAACCCCGGCAGGAAACAATCCCCATCAGTTTCACAACGTTCCCGCTCGGCGTTcctgctccatctccagccgaACTTGAGCGCATCCAAAGCCGTCTCGCTGCGTTTGACGCCTCCGACCGTGACCGCATTCTTCGCGAAGAAGCCCTGAATGAGTTGGAGTCATATATCTATAGGAGTCGGGATCtcgcagaggaggaagagtttgTAAAAGTGCTCAAAGCGGATGACTTAACCGCCCTCACTGAAAGAGTGGCCGCTGCCAGTGATTGGATTTACGACAGTGAAGACGCCAAGACACCAGAGTTcaaggagaaattgaagTCATTGAAGGAGATCGTCGAACCAGCATTGAAGAGAAAACAGGAGAACGCTGTTCGTCCTGCGCGTGTGCAACTCCTACAGGAGTCACTTAAGAATGCCCAAATGGTGATAAGTGTTATGGAAAAGCAAATCcagcaagacgaagatattTATTCTTCCAGCCTCGCAGCAGCTAGCACATCGACCACCAGTGAATCGGAAACATCCTCATCGACACCTTCAGTATCGGCCGATGCTGGTGATCTGGAAAATGACGCCTACAGCACTTCAACTTCGGAAACATCATCGGCCAAAAGTGCTACGACGCCTGCGCCCTTGAAATACTCTGTCTTTCAACCGTCTGACTTGGCAAGTCTTTCAGAGACGTATGAAACCGCTAGTTCATGGCTGGAAACCCGACTTGCCAACCAAGAAAAGCTGAATGAGACGGACGATCCCGCTTTAACTGTGGCAGAAATTGATGCCCACCTCAAGCGCCTCGAGAGAATCTCAAATCGCATTTATGAAAAGATgggcgcagcagcagccaggaAGTCATCTGGCGACAAATCCACGAAGaagaatggcaagaaagACAAGGCCGAAAAACCGGTAcaggagaaggaagctaAGGATACTGAAGAGAATAAACAAGACGAAAAGCCAAACTACAACAAGAAAGATGAGTTGTAA
- a CDS encoding uncharacterized protein (transcript_id=CADANIAT00001812): protein MASTKSDLSKRRRFQPPITTFFTPSSDPNGCPPPSNLSYNHYSAVTNSPTPVVPPKVQASLLSVGMRVRKAIADGYKTHQAKADKYTTFSCDHNNNTLKTISTTTISTTSYNASSARSELAPFCGVSKSNEYTTTTPQPLPSAYYDNHIPRTDEDDAFSLPPSSQESLDSALTPEPAFSQKKRSHHDFDFDSYKDDCEEINPLDPDPVTIISGRTILSPRSTYQRRTLAAQKYKPMHTMDLDDFEEATFLRRPEELDDMDIEGEIQMRRM from the coding sequence ATGGCTTCAACCAAATCTGACCTCTCCAAACGCCGCCGTTTCCAACCACCCATTACAACCTTCTTCACACCATCGTCTGATCCTAACGGCTGCCCCCCGCCTTCGAACCTCTCCTACAACCATTACTCAGCCGTCACCAATTCCCCCACACCCGTCGTGCCCCCCAAAGTCCAGGCATCGCTTCTATCTGTCGGAATGCGCGTCCGCAAAGCAATCGCCGATGGATACAAGACACATCAAGCGAAGGCTGATAAATACACCACCTTTTCATGTGATCATAACAACAATACACTCAAAACAATAAGCACAACAACCATTTCTACTACAAGCTACAATGCGTCCTCCGCCCGCTCAGAACTTGCTCCTTTCTGCGGCGTGAGCAAATCGAATGAATATACTACCACTACTCCTCAGCCGCTCCCTTCCGCTTACTACGACAACCACATACCCAGGacggacgaagacgatgcgTTTTCTCTACCCCCTAGCAGCCAAGAATCCCTCGACTCCGCTCTTACGCCAGAACCTGCTTTTTCACAAAAGAAACGCTCCCACCACGACTTCGATTTCGACTCTTACAAAGACGACTGCGAAGAAATAAACCCGCTAGATCCTGATCCTGTAACAATTATCAGCGGACGAACGATCCTCTCCCCGAGATCCACCTATCAACGCCGCACTTTGGCAGCTCAGAAATACAAGCCGATGCATACGATGGATCTCGATGATTTTGAGGAAGCAACCTTCCTACGCCGAccggaagagcttgatgatATGGATATTGAGGGCGAAATTCAGATGAGACGCATGTAG
- a CDS encoding uncharacterized protein (transcript_id=CADANIAT00001813) produces MDLPQISSRLSSSPTAFPNCCLALSSPLVNRLASLLPTTPHFTLSIGSGAGLLEALLAYRHPNVLIKGVEVNSSVNLYIAEQDMYVVSGTWDLLPRASDAIAWMFVYPREPKLVTKYIELYGLGTKLILWLGPRADWADYEACFRDSPFSQLSFEDVGLAEYEMLVVASKRFRAAEVFLAVVEDFMFALLTMPESLGFAIAALANACALSPRSSRDGCRPEIEQGNHYPYFTYVAWIGRSGEAGLNCAKDTASQSTKLQRSGRRSETGLPISPERGFSTDLLTANFEDGILTLSDGPFQGT; encoded by the exons ATGGACCTCCCCCAAATCTCATCCCGTCTTTCCTCCAGTCCCACTGCATTCCCCAACTGCTGTTTAGCTCTCTCCAGCCCCCTCGTCAACCGTTTGGCGTCGCTTCTCCCCACCACCCCACACTTTACCCTCTCCATTGGCAGCGGCGCCGGCCTTCTAGAAGCTCTGCTCGCATATCGGCATCCCAATGTCCTCATTAAAGGGGTGGAGGTCAACTCCTCCGTGAACCTCTACATCGCCGAGCAGGATATGTATGTGGTTAGCGGGACATgggatcttcttccacgTGCTTCTGACGCCATAGCGTGGATGTTTGTCTATCCCCGTGAACCGAAGCTCGTCACCAAATACATTGAGTTATACGGACTGGGGACTAAATTGATCCTGTGGCTTGGGCCAAGAGCCGACTGGGCTGATTACGAGGCTTGTTTTCGGGACTCGCCATTTTCGCAGCTGAGCTTTGAGGATGTGGGATTGGCCGAGTACGAGATGCTGGTTGTTGCCAGCAAGCGCT TTAGAGCGGCTGAGGTCTTTCTGGCCGTGGTAGAAGATTTTATGTTCGCTTTGCTGACCATGCCCGAATCCCTTGGGTTTGCTATTGCGGCCTTGGCTAATGCCTGCGCTTTATCCCCACGTTCAAGTCGCGATGGATGTCGGCCTGAAATTGAGCAAGGCAACCACTATCCTTATTTCACCTATGTGGCTTGGATAGGCAGGTCCGGTGAAGCGGGTTTGAATTGCGCTAAGGATACGGCAAGCCAGTCTACTAAGCTCCAACGCTCCGGAAGGAGGTCTGAGACAGGCCTACCTATATCCCCAGAGAGGGGTTTCTCAACAGATTTGCTCACAGCCAATTTTGAAGACGGGATTCTCACCCTCTCTGACGGCCCGTTCCAGGGCACTTAG
- a CDS encoding SDA1 family protein (transcript_id=CADANIAT00001814): MVKRKLGALEKVEADLPNLQHKIRRDPKSYIEDFRAQHYQYESHREIFMAAPSSATDTGLISLRELIDFIAHVADCYPDITKDFGQQLIDMLSQHHQVFEPELREKIVGSLVLLRKKDLLDSTTLLQTLFPILISTPSKTLRALIFQKILMDLRSSNAKTTNHKLNRTMQTVLFNLVTSDRTSSKGLWAIKLTRELWKRQIWTDAKAVEIMKEASLAENEKVIVGGVRFFLGGDKEREEMEEESSDEEAIDLGRVKHQVGINKKTKKKARAIEKAKATVQKRERKKNQPHPLNFSALHLLYDPQGFAESLFAKHLQSSKSKLNLEQKLMVLQLVTRLVGLHKLHIMHLYSYFQKYLTPRQPSVTSFLASLAQASHDLIPPDDLEPLVQKIANEFVSEASASEVATAGLNAIREICARQPLAMNETLLQDLVMYRKSKDKGVVMGARGLLSLYRDVNPEMLKRRDRGKDASISLQHGEKKEKRFAAQEAGGIEGIELLEQWKEEERKRKRAEKGLATDDEDEENEDEDENDWTAWNVEDDEDSDDSGGWIDVQSDVEIDLSDSEDDERPAKKAKQADDKENSADSNPQAPETKPDPRKPSLATSRILTPADLAKLQELRQQAAINALVPGPKRRGATSESRHKEDPLTAAEIEGLAALSAGKKTREERIAHAKEGKTDRSEHKSVTAKRKERKEEQGKSTTNKEKARKKNFLMTLGKAKSKGKRSLVETRAVLRAHHERAKRGGRRGNR, translated from the exons ATGGTCAAGAGGAAGCTGGGGGCCctggaaaaggtcgaggCTGATTT GCCCAATTTACAACATAAAATCCGCAGAGATCCGAA GTCCTATATCGAAGATTTCCGCGCCCAGCACTATCAATATGAAAGTCACCGGGAAATTTTCATGGCAGCGCCCTCGTCCGCCACAGACACAGGTCTGATCTCGCTGCGTGAACTTATCGACTTCATTGCCCATGTTGCAGACTGCTATCCCGACATAACGAAGGATTTTGGCCAGCAGCTCATCGATATGCTGTCGCAGCATCACCAGGTTTTCGAGCCGGAGCTGCGCGAGAAAATCGTGGGGAGTCTTGTGCTCCTACGGAAGAAGGATTTGCTTGATTCCACGAC GTTGCTTCAGACTCTATTCCCCATCCTTATTTCTACGCCTAGCAAGACGCTACGCGCCTTGATTTTCCagaagatattgatggatCTTCGGTCCTCAAATGCCAAAACCACGAACCATAAGCTTAACCGGACTATGCAAACTGTTCTTTTCAACCTTGTGACCTCAGATCGTACCTCGTCGAAGGGATTATGGGCTATCAAGCTTACGCGCGAGCTCTGGAAGAGGCAGATTTGGACGGATGCTAAGGCCGTTGAGATCATGAAGGAAGCGTCTTTGGCGGAGAACGAAAAAGTGATTGTTGGCGGAGTGCGCTTCTTCCTAGGTGGAGATAAGGAGcgcgaggagatggaagaggagagtAGTGACGAAGAAGCCATCGATCTCGGGCGGGTCAAACACCAAGTCGGAATCaacaagaagacgaagaagaaggcgcgcGCTAttgaaaaggcaaaagcGACTGTCCAAAAACGagagcgcaagaagaaccagcctCATCCCCTAAATTTCTCCGCCCTGCATCTCCTCTACGACCCGCAAGGATTCGCCGAGTCTCTCTTCGCAAAGCACCTCCAGAGCTCCAAGTCCAAGCTGAACCTCGAACAGAAGCTCATGGTCTTACAGCTCGTGACCCGTCTTGTCGGTTTGCACAAGCTTCATATCATGCACCTCTACTCCTACTTCCAGAAGTACCTTACTCCTCGACAACCCTCCGTCACATCCTTCCTAGCATCCCTCGCCCAAGCATCTCATGACCTAATACCACCAGACGACCTGGAACCACTCGTTCAAAAGATTGCGAACGAGTTCGTCTCAGAAGCCTCAGCATCTGAGGTAGCAACTGCCGGTCTGAACGCCATCAGAGAGATTTGCGCGCGACAGCCCCTCGCGATGAACGAAACCCTACTCCAAGATCTTGTCATGTACCGCAAGAGCAAAGACAAGGGTGTTGTAATGGGAGCCAGAGGTCTTCTAAGTCTCTACCGAGATGTCAATCCGGAGATGCTCAAGCGACGAGACCGCGGTAAAGACGCCTCCATCAGCCTCCAACACGGcgaaaagaaggagaaacgGTTCGCCGCCCAAGAGGCCGGTGGAATTGAAGGCATTGAGCTTTTAGAGCaatggaaggaggaggagcgcaagAGGAAGCGAGCTGAAAAAGGCCTAGCaaccgacgacgaagacgaagagaacgaagacgaagacgaaaatgACTGGACTGCCTGGAatgtggaagatgacgaggacagTGACGACTCTGGTGGCTGGATCGACGTCCAGAGCGATGTCGAAATCGACCTCAGCGATTCCGAAGACGACGAGCGCCCCgcaaagaaggcaaagcAAGCTGATGATAAGGAAAACAGCGCTGACTCCAACCCTCAGGCTCCAGAAACCAAGCCTGACCCTAGGAAGCCCAGCCTTGCAACATCCCGCATCCTCACCCCCGCCGACCTCGCCAAACTCCAAGAACTCCGGCAACAAGCCGCCATCAATGCCCTCGTCCCAGGCCCTAAGCGCCGCGGTGCAACCTCCGAGAGCCGACACAAGGAAGACCCTCTCACAGCAGCCGAAATCGAAGGTCTTGCTGCCCTGTCTGCTGGGAAGAAGACACGCGAGGAACGGATTGCGCATGCTAAGGAGGGGAAAACAGATCGGTCCGAGCATAAGAGTGTGACTGCGAAGcgcaaggaaaggaaagaagagcaaggcaagAGTACGACCAACAAGGAAAAGGCCCGCAAGAAAAACTTCCTTATGACCCTGGGCAAAGCAAAGTCTAAGGGAAAGCGTAGTTTGGTCGAGACTAGAGCTGTTTTGAGGGCTCATCATGAGCGGGCGAAGAGGGGTGGCAGAAGGGGTAACAGGTAA
- a CDS encoding 40S ribosomal protein uS7 (transcript_id=CADANIAT00001815), with amino-acid sequence MSEHGEVEVDIPAGVYDSLPKDALAEMGTVKLFNKWSYEDVEIRDISLTDYIQIRSPVYLPHTAGRYAAKRFRKAQCPIIERLTNSIMMNGRNNGKKLMAVRIVAHAFEIIHIMTDQNPLQVAVDAIVNCGPREDSTRIGSAGTVRRQAVDVSPLRRVNQSIALLTIGAREASFRNIKSIAECLAEELINAAKGSSNSYAIKKKDELERVAKSNR; translated from the exons ATGTCTGAACAcggtgaagtcgaggtcgatATCCCCGCCGGGGTTTACGACTCCCTGCCCAAGGATGCTCTCGCGGAGATGGGAACCGTGAAGCTTTTCAACAAGTGGAGTtacgaggatgttgagatcaGGGACATCTCCTTGAC CGACTACATCCAGATCCGCTCTCCCGTCTACCTGCCTCACACCGCTGGCCGCTACGCCGCCAAGCGCTTCCGCAAGGCTCAGTGCCCCATCATCGAGCGCCTCACCAACTCTATCATGATGAACGGCCGCAACAACGGAAAGAAGCTCATGGCTGTTCGCATTGTTGCCCACGCTTTCGAGATC ATCCACATCATGACCGACCAGAACCCCCTCCAGGTCGCCGTCGATGCTATTGTCAACTGCGGTCCCCGTGAAGACAGCACTCGTATCGGTTCCGCTGGTACCGTCCGTCGCCAGGCCGTCGATgtctctcctctccgccgTGTCAACCAGTCCATCGCTCTCCTGACCATCGGTGCCCGTGAGGCCTCTTTCCGCAACATCAAGAGCATCGCTGAGTGCCTTGCTGAGGAGCTTATCAACGCCGCCAAGGGCAGCTCCAACTCCTACGCtatcaagaagaaggacgagcTTGAGCGTGTGGCTAAGAGCAACCGGTAA